The nucleotide sequence tACGACAttctgaaaaaaaatagcaAAACGTAACGTCTCGTAAGAGCATGTATTCACATTTTTCtacaataaaatttaaggttaagaaatagaaaaaagGCATAATTATATGATGGGATGGTtacatacatataaatatacaaaataaGTACCAAAACTATGGCAGTTTTGTTCACACACATGCATATTCTTTTGAGATTAAATCTAATACTTTCTgattaattcattaataatatgcTTAACCATAAGATCAACATTACCATTTTCCATAGCTTCCCCATATTCTGATagtattttctttatcatttttttttcagatGCTGTCTTTATAATTCCTTCTATATGTGCTCTTTCAAAAATCACTCTAGCTAAATGAATATCTTTCTCTGCAAGTTGCACAAGTATAAAGGATTCTATTAGTCTTGCACTTGGTGATATATTAGTAATCGAATTTTGTTCCTTAGAAGTAGTTTCAATATTGTCATTGAAGTAATTCAATGCCTTCGATGGATCAACTTTAGAATAGACCAAAAGTAACACGCTTTTCTGGACATCTGTCATTTCTGTAGAGACATGATCCTTAgaagttattttttttgagtAATGTAACATATTTTGCATACATTGATCCATTTTATCGGGGTTATTCAAAGCTAAGTAtgcattatttaaaaacatCTGATGGAATAATTCAGTTTCCATCTTTTCGTTATAATCCTTGAAATCTCTTATATTTTccatatatttttttaacaaagTTGTTGCATGTTcgatatcatttttatagCGTCCAACTATCCTTAGCAGTTCAACTgctatttgaatatttgttttGTCAACACCTGCCTCCACGATATCgtgataaatttttttaaaataatctGATGTAGCATATGATTTTGGACATGCAAAACTTATATTTTCAccaattaaatttttatttacagGATTCATAAGCTCTGTTTCAAAAtcctttattttttgaaccAAATCATTTGGAGGGATTACTGTATCATTTTTACCTAACAATGAAAGAATAGCTTCAAGTAATTCTGGATGCTCTTTTATTatgttaaaattataaaattcgaatattccaattaaattataacCAGTAATTTTTGTAAGGTCTAAATTTTCCAAAACTGTATGAATTGGAATATTAATACCTTTCAAAAATGACAAAACAAAGCTCATGTCATTCAACACTATCTGCTCGCCTAATCTTTTTGTCGTATCTTCGTCtattaaagatttatcCTTAAGCATATTAATCAATACAACACTTCTAGCGAGATCTTGCTCATTCATATTAGTCTTTGAATCATCAAGATCTGCTTGATCAAAGTAAATAACTTTTCTTAATAtgtttaaaataatttcatcgTTCACTTTAATAGAGTTACGGTtttctaaaaataattgcCATGAATTAACATTTCTTCCAGGGTTATACTTCAacatttcaataaatgCATTGTTGCTAAACTTCATTTTGTGATAAATCACATTCTTCGAATGTCTTGTAGCAATACTATAATCGAATTTGGTtaacttttcaattaaataattattcatctcaatttttttctgtAAAGAAACCTCAGACTTACCGATCaacttcaataattctgaaTTGATATCAGAATCTTCGCCTTTTAAAAGTTCTTGAGTAATCTGGTTCCTTATTGGAAGCAACTGATCATGatttattacttttaaCAATTCTGCTTTCAATGTAGGTCCTAATATAGGGAACCCAATTGAAAACGTTCTTTTGAAACGCAACATATTCTTATTACCCTAGTGTCCCCAGACACTGTTAGCCTTACATGAATGCTTTTTTATCCGATCTctataaaagaataatgCTTATCTTCTATATAGAAATTTATAATCTATAGTT is from Tetrapisispora phaffii CBS 4417 chromosome 14, complete genome and encodes:
- the MRX12 gene encoding Mrx12p (similar to Saccharomyces cerevisiae YJR003C; ancestral locus Anc_5.224), with product MLRFKRTFSIGFPILGPTLKAELLKVINHDQLLPIRNQITQELLKGEDSDINSELLKLIGKSEVSLQKKIEMNNYLIEKLTKFDYSIATRHSKNVIYHKMKFSNNAFIEMLKYNPGRNVNSWQLFLENRNSIKVNDEIILNILRKVIYFDQADLDDSKTNMNEQDLARSVVLINMLKDKSLIDEDTTKRLGEQIVLNDMSFVLSFLKGINIPIHTVLENLDLTKITGYNLIGIFEFYNFNIIKEHPELLEAILSLLGKNDTVIPPNDLVQKIKDFETELMNPVNKNLIGENISFACPKSYATSDYFKKIYHDIVEAGVDKTNIQIAVELLRIVGRYKNDIEHATTLLKKYMENIRDFKDYNEKMETELFHQMFLNNAYLALNNPDKMDQCMQNMLHYSKKITSKDHVSTEMTDVQKSVLLLVYSKVDPSKALNYFNDNIETTSKEQNSITNISPSARLIESFILVQLAEKDIHLARVIFERAHIEGIIKTASEKKMIKKILSEYGEAMENGNVDLMVKHIINELIRKY